One window of Legionella pneumophila subsp. pneumophila str. Philadelphia 1 genomic DNA carries:
- the rpoS gene encoding RNA polymerase sigma factor RpoS has product MQDDEEPIKDKEFKEEEWSEPDDESLLSEEDVEPDIEKMEEELDELPEFTDDETFPSFQRGKNIAKALDATQLYLGEIGFSPLLTAEEEIHYATLALKGDMEARKKMIESNLRLVVKIARRYLNRGLPLLDLIEEGNLGLMKSVEKFDPKRGFRFSTYATWWIRQTIERAIMNQTRTIRLPIHVVKELNVYLRAARQLTQKLDHEPSPEEIAEMVDKPLEDVQKLLGLNDKVASVDTPIGFDETKSLLDTIADENSLNPAELLTNENLRQHIESLLDKLTENQQQVIARRFGLRGFEKATLEDVGKEIDLTRERVRQIQVEALKTLRTLLERVGLTQEDLF; this is encoded by the coding sequence ATGCAAGATGATGAAGAGCCAATTAAGGACAAGGAATTTAAAGAAGAGGAATGGTCTGAGCCAGATGATGAATCTCTGTTGTCAGAAGAAGATGTTGAACCTGATATCGAAAAAATGGAAGAAGAGCTTGATGAACTTCCAGAGTTTACTGATGATGAAACTTTTCCTTCATTCCAGCGCGGGAAAAATATTGCCAAGGCTTTAGATGCGACTCAACTTTACTTGGGTGAAATTGGTTTTTCTCCTTTGTTAACGGCTGAAGAAGAAATCCATTATGCGACTCTTGCTTTAAAAGGTGATATGGAAGCACGCAAGAAAATGATTGAGTCGAATTTGCGCCTGGTGGTTAAAATAGCCAGACGTTATCTTAATAGAGGATTGCCTCTTCTTGATCTAATCGAAGAGGGTAACCTGGGTTTAATGAAGTCTGTTGAGAAATTTGACCCCAAGCGAGGATTCCGTTTTTCAACTTATGCGACCTGGTGGATTAGGCAAACTATTGAGCGCGCAATTATGAATCAAACGAGAACTATCCGTTTGCCTATTCATGTCGTGAAAGAACTTAATGTTTATCTCAGAGCGGCAAGGCAATTGACGCAAAAACTGGATCATGAACCATCACCTGAAGAAATAGCAGAAATGGTGGATAAGCCTTTGGAGGATGTCCAAAAATTATTGGGATTGAATGATAAAGTCGCTTCAGTTGATACTCCAATTGGATTTGATGAAACCAAATCTTTATTAGATACAATTGCTGATGAAAACAGTTTAAATCCTGCAGAGCTGCTAACCAATGAGAATTTAAGGCAGCATATAGAATCTCTTCTGGATAAATTAACTGAGAATCAACAGCAGGTTATCGCAAGACGTTTTGGGTTAAGAGGTTTTGAAAAAGCGACACTGGAAGACGTTGGTAAGGAAATTGATTTGACCCGAGAACGCGTTCGCCAAATTCAAGTTGAAGCGTTGAAGACACTTAGAACTTTGTTAGAGCGGGTTGGACTAACACAAGAGGATTTGTTTTGA
- the surE gene encoding 5'/3'-nucleotidase SurE yields the protein MKILVSNDDGVLAPGIKILANELSTLGEVKVVAPDRNRSGASNSLTLTQPLRVKQLDNGYYSVDGTPTDCVHLALTGFLEPTDIVVSGINEGANLGDDVLYSGTVAAAMEGRYLGLPAIAISMVGDNIQHYETAAIIAKQLVIKLSANKLPSQTILNVNVPDLPLNQIRGLQVTRLGTRHSAEPIIKEYDPRGRPIYWVGPPGIEADAGAGTDFFAIKTGHVSITPLHLDMTHYKLFDHLSNLLNEICIEN from the coding sequence ATGAAAATATTAGTAAGCAATGACGACGGGGTTTTGGCGCCCGGTATCAAAATTTTAGCTAATGAGCTGTCCACTTTAGGAGAAGTTAAAGTGGTTGCGCCTGATAGAAATAGAAGTGGCGCCAGTAACTCTTTGACTTTAACACAACCTTTAAGAGTTAAACAATTGGACAATGGTTATTATAGTGTGGATGGAACACCTACTGATTGCGTCCATCTGGCGTTAACCGGATTTTTAGAGCCTACAGACATAGTTGTTTCAGGGATTAATGAGGGTGCCAATTTAGGGGATGATGTACTTTACTCAGGTACAGTGGCAGCGGCTATGGAAGGTCGTTATTTAGGGTTGCCTGCTATTGCAATCTCAATGGTAGGGGACAACATACAACATTATGAAACAGCTGCAATTATTGCCAAACAATTGGTTATAAAATTAAGTGCTAACAAATTACCTTCTCAAACTATATTAAATGTTAATGTTCCTGATTTACCTTTGAATCAAATAAGAGGATTGCAGGTTACGCGATTGGGAACTCGCCATAGCGCTGAGCCTATTATTAAAGAATATGATCCCAGAGGAAGGCCAATTTATTGGGTTGGTCCACCGGGTATAGAAGCAGATGCTGGTGCTGGTACTGATTTTTTTGCAATTAAAACAGGTCATGTTTCGATAACACCGCTTCATTTAGACATGACTCATTATAAGCTATTTGATCATTTATCTAACTTACTTAACGAAATTTGCATAGAAAATTAA
- a CDS encoding protease inhibitor I42 family protein, with amino-acid sequence MKKLFSGLLMGFSALAYANNEVVINVSSKNPSFVVSLAANPTTGYQWSVVEFDKNLLTLSNSIYEKPKTNLIGAGGKMLFTFNLNKGKTYPAQTKMVFKYARSWEPESGTIKNVTINFANPSD; translated from the coding sequence ATGAAAAAATTATTCAGCGGATTACTTATGGGCTTCTCTGCTCTGGCCTATGCAAATAACGAGGTTGTCATCAATGTCAGCTCAAAAAATCCCAGTTTCGTTGTCAGTCTTGCAGCTAATCCAACTACAGGTTATCAATGGTCTGTAGTAGAATTTGACAAAAACTTGCTTACCTTAAGTAATAGCATTTATGAAAAGCCCAAGACTAATTTGATAGGTGCGGGTGGTAAAATGCTATTTACTTTTAACTTGAATAAAGGTAAAACCTATCCCGCTCAAACCAAAATGGTCTTTAAATACGCTCGTTCCTGGGAGCCAGAGAGCGGGACTATAAAAAATGTAACGATTAATTTCGCCAACCCCTCAGACTAA
- a CDS encoding NAD-dependent malic enzyme, producing MLDFSLNRDPQTGELYIETSLCGKPLLTTPQLNKGTAFTQEERKDFGLLGKLPHRVETLDEQVKRAYLQYSSYTTRLQQHIYLNNLHDKNQIVFYKLLSRHLGEMLPIIYTPIVGAAAKRFSHEYRQPRGLYIAHSDKNQLEEIINNRSNPDIDLVVVTDGEGVLGIGDQGIGGMDIPVAKLMVYSLCGGIDPTRTLPIFLDVGTNNQELLNDPMYLGCRHPRIKSSEYDDFIKTFVNEIHKQFPNAFLHWEDFGRGNARRILDQFQDELCTFNDDIQGTGAVTLAAILAACDVTGLPLHEHRIVVFGAGSAGTGISDQIVDAMVKSGLSLTDAYDRFWLIDKQGLLLATDQELTDAQKPYARNPIDIQSWEINNKQHPSFTDTIRHVKPTILIGCSAQTGAFSQDIVETMSTSCERPIIFPLSNPDEKCEAQPSDILAWSKGRALIATGTAFAPIEYQNRMVQIAQCNNALVFPGIGLGVLAVSASRLTKDMILAAAQTLSKFAPSKKDSFLPLLPSLDNAQIVAKEIAIAVAQCAIDSGYAQKNQDKELPRLIDELFWEPRYLPFRKKGWSE from the coding sequence ATGCTTGATTTTAGTTTGAATCGTGATCCCCAAACGGGCGAGTTATACATAGAAACCTCATTATGTGGGAAGCCTTTACTGACTACACCGCAATTAAACAAAGGAACAGCATTTACTCAGGAAGAAAGAAAAGATTTCGGTCTTTTAGGCAAGTTACCACACCGCGTAGAAACTCTTGATGAACAAGTAAAACGTGCCTATCTTCAATATTCAAGTTACACGACACGTTTGCAGCAACATATTTATTTGAATAATTTACATGATAAAAACCAAATAGTATTTTACAAACTGCTAAGTCGTCATTTGGGGGAAATGCTTCCCATCATCTATACACCAATCGTTGGTGCTGCAGCCAAGAGGTTTAGTCATGAATACAGACAGCCACGAGGATTGTATATTGCTCATTCGGATAAAAACCAGCTTGAGGAAATAATTAATAACCGTTCGAATCCAGACATAGACCTTGTTGTAGTGACCGATGGTGAGGGAGTCCTAGGCATTGGCGATCAAGGGATAGGAGGAATGGATATACCTGTTGCAAAACTAATGGTTTACAGCTTATGTGGTGGGATTGATCCAACTCGCACATTACCCATATTTCTTGATGTAGGAACTAACAACCAAGAATTATTAAATGACCCTATGTATCTGGGTTGCCGTCACCCCAGAATAAAAAGCTCAGAATACGACGATTTTATCAAAACTTTTGTCAATGAAATTCATAAGCAATTTCCAAATGCTTTTTTACATTGGGAAGACTTTGGTCGAGGCAATGCTCGACGAATCCTGGATCAATTTCAAGATGAATTGTGTACTTTTAATGATGATATTCAGGGAACTGGTGCAGTAACTCTGGCAGCAATTTTGGCAGCATGTGATGTAACTGGACTACCCTTACATGAACACAGAATCGTTGTGTTTGGAGCTGGCTCAGCAGGTACTGGTATTAGCGACCAAATTGTTGATGCGATGGTGAAAAGCGGATTGAGCCTAACTGATGCTTATGACAGATTCTGGTTAATAGACAAACAGGGGTTATTACTTGCGACTGACCAAGAGCTTACTGATGCTCAAAAACCCTATGCACGGAATCCTATAGATATACAATCCTGGGAAATTAATAATAAACAACATCCTTCGTTTACTGACACTATCAGGCATGTCAAACCTACCATTTTAATTGGCTGTTCAGCGCAAACGGGTGCATTCTCACAAGATATTGTGGAAACTATGTCGACATCCTGCGAGCGACCAATCATTTTCCCTTTATCAAATCCTGATGAAAAATGTGAAGCACAGCCCTCAGATATATTGGCATGGAGTAAAGGACGGGCATTAATTGCTACTGGAACTGCTTTTGCCCCTATTGAATATCAGAACCGAATGGTGCAAATAGCTCAATGCAACAATGCCTTGGTATTCCCTGGAATTGGATTGGGCGTTTTGGCGGTAAGCGCCTCTCGTTTAACCAAAGATATGATATTGGCTGCCGCCCAGACTTTAAGTAAATTTGCGCCAAGTAAAAAGGACAGCTTTTTGCCCCTGTTACCCTCATTAGACAATGCGCAAATTGTAGCCAAAGAAATAGCTATTGCAGTAGCTCAGTGTGCAATAGACTCAGGTTATGCTCAAAAAAATCAAGACAAGGAGCTACCTCGATTAATTGATGAACTCTTTTGGGAGCCTAGATATCTGCCTTTTAGAAAAAAAGGATGGAGTGAATAG
- a CDS encoding peptidoglycan DD-metalloendopeptidase family protein, translated as MMRLFRKQLICIFFILSAAGCGTRSDLAPVTELKWQPYSKYQKFHTVRSGETLYAIAFRYDTDYRRLAINNHLRPPYSLRVGQVLSLKGIVPKSNHFHSAPRANLHITHKPKQKTIYSPAYNVRSSSGWLWPVTGRVVTTFIPSQGKKGINIACNRGDKVRASASGVVAYAGSGLAGYGNLIIIKHSNEYLTAYGNNARNLVTEGQRVNAGQVIAEAGLIDRSYWGVHFEIRRAGVPVNPLNYLQKG; from the coding sequence ATGATGCGCCTATTTCGCAAACAATTAATTTGTATTTTTTTTATCTTAAGTGCTGCTGGTTGTGGGACAAGAAGTGATTTGGCTCCTGTTACCGAGCTAAAATGGCAGCCTTATTCAAAATATCAGAAATTCCATACGGTGCGATCAGGTGAGACCCTTTATGCTATAGCATTTCGTTATGATACTGATTATAGGCGGCTTGCGATCAACAATCACCTAAGGCCACCTTATTCTTTGCGAGTAGGACAAGTTTTAAGTTTAAAAGGCATCGTGCCAAAATCAAATCACTTTCATTCAGCTCCCAGAGCTAACTTACATATTACCCATAAGCCAAAACAAAAAACTATTTATTCTCCAGCTTATAATGTACGTTCTTCCTCTGGTTGGCTATGGCCAGTTACTGGTCGTGTTGTTACAACATTCATTCCTTCTCAGGGGAAAAAAGGCATAAATATTGCATGTAACAGAGGAGACAAAGTTAGAGCTTCAGCGAGTGGAGTTGTGGCTTATGCTGGCAGCGGTTTGGCTGGGTATGGTAATTTAATTATCATTAAACACAGTAATGAATATTTAACTGCATACGGCAACAATGCCAGAAACCTGGTGACAGAAGGACAGCGCGTTAATGCAGGGCAGGTAATAGCAGAAGCTGGGTTAATAGATAGATCATACTGGGGTGTGCATTTTGAAATTAGAAGAGCAGGGGTGCCAGTTAATCCATTGAATTATCTACAAAAAGGTTGA
- a CDS encoding DUF2845 domain-containing protein, with the protein MIIRNYLLAIVFLMIVYPNAYAMRCGDKLVYEGDSKYTVLSKCGEPLDKLVYEENVPLYNAAGYQIGYGTNTVETWIYQKSPVDFQYELIFDYGKLKQINVNRNP; encoded by the coding sequence ATGATCATCCGGAATTATTTGTTGGCTATTGTCTTTTTAATGATTGTATATCCTAATGCGTATGCAATGAGGTGTGGAGATAAATTGGTCTATGAAGGGGATAGTAAATACACTGTTTTGTCTAAATGTGGTGAGCCACTTGATAAATTGGTTTATGAGGAGAATGTGCCATTATACAACGCGGCTGGTTATCAGATAGGTTATGGTACTAATACAGTCGAAACCTGGATTTATCAAAAATCTCCTGTTGATTTTCAATACGAATTAATTTTTGATTATGGGAAATTAAAACAGATTAACGTAAATCGTAACCCATAA
- the ruvA gene encoding Holliday junction branch migration protein RuvA has protein sequence MIGWLHGQIIDKHQPGKLVLDVNGVGYDVETSLNTFFQIENGNQPVGLHIHTIVREDALLLYGFLDKEERSLFRSLIKVNGVGPKLAMTVLSSISPKEFIQCIHQENAALLTKLPGIGKKTAERLVVEMRDSIKQFDGSVSDTFQKQAGSTHSQQEAISALEALGYKPQEAWKVMNKIDNGNKSCEQLIREALQILSSR, from the coding sequence ATGATAGGCTGGCTCCATGGTCAAATTATAGATAAGCATCAGCCAGGAAAATTGGTTCTTGATGTCAATGGCGTAGGATATGATGTAGAAACATCTTTGAATACTTTTTTTCAGATAGAAAATGGTAACCAACCTGTCGGATTACATATTCACACCATAGTTCGAGAAGATGCTTTGTTATTGTATGGCTTCCTGGATAAAGAGGAGCGTTCTTTATTCAGATCATTAATTAAAGTGAATGGGGTAGGCCCCAAACTGGCTATGACTGTTTTATCCAGTATTTCTCCTAAGGAATTTATTCAGTGTATTCACCAGGAGAATGCTGCTTTATTAACCAAATTACCTGGCATAGGCAAGAAAACTGCAGAGCGCTTAGTAGTTGAAATGAGAGACAGTATAAAACAATTTGATGGTTCGGTTTCCGATACCTTCCAAAAGCAGGCAGGTAGCACTCATAGTCAACAAGAGGCAATCAGCGCGTTGGAGGCATTAGGCTATAAGCCACAAGAGGCGTGGAAAGTTATGAATAAAATTGATAATGGCAATAAGAGTTGTGAGCAATTGATTCGTGAGGCTTTGCAAATTCTTTCTTCGCGATGA
- a CDS encoding YebC/PmpR family DNA-binding transcriptional regulator: MAGHSKWANIKFRKGVQDAKRGKIFTKLIREITVAARMGGGDESSNPRLRDAVKKALNANMKRDTIDNAVKRGVGGVDGEAMIAMRYEGYGPGGVAILVDCLSDNKNRTVSEVRHAFSKHGGNLGTDGSVSYLFTNQGEILMASNQPEDKVMEIAIDAGASDVAVEDGQIEIITPVEAYHTVLNALQDAGLEVEQSHLTMRAQTLVPINDETAESLIKLIDMLEDLDDVQEVYSNAEFSEKILESMN, from the coding sequence ATGGCTGGTCATAGTAAATGGGCTAATATCAAATTCCGTAAAGGTGTTCAGGATGCCAAAAGAGGAAAAATATTTACTAAATTAATTCGTGAAATTACTGTAGCTGCCCGTATGGGGGGAGGAGATGAGTCAAGTAATCCACGCTTGAGAGATGCTGTTAAAAAGGCTCTGAATGCTAATATGAAGCGTGATACCATAGATAATGCTGTCAAGCGAGGGGTAGGGGGAGTTGATGGTGAGGCTATGATAGCCATGCGTTATGAAGGTTACGGGCCAGGTGGTGTTGCTATACTGGTAGATTGTTTGTCTGACAATAAAAATCGAACCGTATCGGAAGTTCGACATGCTTTTTCAAAACATGGGGGTAATTTAGGCACTGATGGTTCAGTATCCTATCTTTTCACTAATCAAGGTGAAATTCTCATGGCTTCTAATCAGCCAGAAGATAAAGTGATGGAGATTGCAATCGATGCTGGCGCTTCTGATGTTGCTGTAGAAGATGGTCAGATAGAGATCATTACCCCTGTAGAAGCTTATCACACCGTCTTAAATGCTTTACAGGATGCCGGTTTGGAGGTTGAGCAGTCTCATTTAACTATGCGTGCACAAACCTTGGTTCCAATTAATGATGAAACGGCTGAAAGTTTAATTAAACTGATTGACATGCTGGAGGATTTGGATGACGTACAAGAAGTTTACAGCAATGCTGAATTCTCTGAAAAAATATTAGAATCAATGAATTAA
- the ruvC gene encoding crossover junction endodeoxyribonuclease RuvC, producing the protein MTIILGIDPGSRVTGYGLIKESDRKIAYIDSGCIRTSNDTELSHKLLQIYDGICELMDHYSPTEVAIEQIFMHNNPNSALKLGHARGVAMVAAASHRAKIFEYSAREIKQSVVGYGAAEKDQVSHMVVELLQLNRAPQKDAADALAIAICHSHMRNGLSKLIGSRGTKRRRMRL; encoded by the coding sequence ATGACGATTATATTAGGGATAGATCCAGGCTCACGGGTTACAGGATATGGATTGATTAAAGAATCTGACCGTAAAATTGCGTACATCGATAGCGGCTGTATTCGCACATCAAACGATACGGAATTAAGTCATAAATTATTGCAAATATATGATGGAATATGTGAGCTAATGGATCACTATTCCCCAACTGAGGTTGCTATTGAGCAGATATTTATGCATAACAATCCTAATTCAGCTTTGAAATTAGGACATGCGCGGGGGGTTGCCATGGTAGCAGCAGCCTCACATCGTGCGAAAATCTTTGAGTATTCAGCAAGAGAAATAAAGCAAAGTGTAGTTGGTTATGGGGCCGCTGAAAAAGATCAAGTGAGTCATATGGTTGTAGAGCTTCTTCAGCTCAATCGAGCTCCTCAAAAAGACGCTGCCGATGCTTTGGCAATAGCAATATGTCATAGCCATATGAGAAATGGTTTGTCAAAATTAATCGGTTCAAGAGGAACGAAACGCAGGAGGATGAGACTATGA
- a CDS encoding ABC transporter ATP-binding protein has protein sequence MNSDNKKSEELPKTLGRFFWHFIKKQPLAFTVFFVAPIAMVLENNAIPYSLKMIIDALGMHSREENIFSVVAPALWLGGGAWFVLIVILRLQNWWQGYVIPRFQADVRMSVMEHLSRQSYHYFSNQMAGGLANKVNDLPRALDSIFNIITWYAIAAFASIIVALILMCTINYWFAVILLSWIIFQLYISYRLSKKVDQYAKENAEDKSQLSGKIVDSLSNASVVKLFARSRDELAYISASQNMEVQSNKKLTIYMNIFRLYLDIPVTVMLVAMVYFLLTFWNKKLITTGDLVFIFNVSFSIMTQIWYLCHAIAEFFREIGIARQAIALLSAPIEVQDVPDAKPLNVKEGKIEFDSVTFHYNQGKKVFENKSVIIKPKQRVGLVGFSGSGKTTFIHLILRLFNVESGKILIDGQDISLVTQDSLRSAISLIPQDTTLFHRTLMENIRYGNPDATDDEVVMASKQACCDDFISLLPDGYNTLVGERGIKLSGGQRQRVAIARAILKNTKILILDEATSQLDSLTEEAIQNSLWQLMESKTTIVIAHRLSTLLHMDRILVFEAGKIIEDGSHEELLAKDGLYKSMWDAQVGGFLPESDRDRDNWDE, from the coding sequence ATGAATAGCGATAATAAAAAATCTGAAGAGTTGCCAAAAACACTGGGTCGGTTTTTCTGGCATTTTATAAAAAAACAGCCTTTGGCTTTTACGGTATTTTTTGTAGCACCGATTGCAATGGTGCTTGAAAATAATGCTATTCCCTATTCTTTGAAAATGATCATTGATGCTCTTGGGATGCACTCCAGGGAAGAAAATATTTTTTCAGTAGTTGCTCCGGCTTTATGGTTAGGTGGCGGTGCCTGGTTCGTTTTGATCGTGATTTTACGTCTGCAAAATTGGTGGCAAGGTTATGTGATACCAAGATTTCAGGCTGATGTCAGAATGTCTGTTATGGAGCATTTGAGTCGCCAGTCTTATCATTATTTTTCCAATCAAATGGCGGGTGGTTTAGCTAACAAAGTCAATGACTTACCCCGTGCTCTGGATTCCATATTCAATATTATAACCTGGTATGCAATCGCCGCATTCGCTTCTATCATTGTGGCATTAATTTTGATGTGCACTATTAACTACTGGTTTGCGGTTATTTTGTTAAGCTGGATTATTTTTCAGCTTTACATCAGTTATAGATTATCTAAAAAAGTTGATCAATATGCAAAAGAAAACGCAGAAGATAAAAGTCAGTTAAGCGGTAAAATAGTTGATAGTTTGAGTAATGCCAGTGTAGTGAAGCTTTTCGCTCGATCTCGAGATGAGCTGGCTTATATTTCCGCAAGTCAGAATATGGAGGTACAAAGTAATAAAAAACTGACGATTTATATGAACATATTTCGTTTGTATCTGGATATTCCAGTCACAGTCATGCTAGTGGCTATGGTGTATTTCCTGTTAACTTTTTGGAATAAAAAACTCATTACAACAGGCGACTTGGTCTTTATATTCAATGTATCGTTTTCTATCATGACTCAGATTTGGTATTTGTGCCATGCTATTGCTGAATTCTTTCGAGAGATAGGCATAGCAAGACAAGCTATTGCTTTGCTTAGTGCACCCATAGAGGTTCAAGATGTTCCTGATGCCAAGCCATTGAATGTTAAAGAAGGCAAAATAGAGTTTGATAGCGTTACATTTCATTATAACCAGGGTAAGAAAGTATTTGAAAATAAATCAGTAATCATTAAGCCGAAACAGCGTGTTGGCTTGGTAGGTTTTTCGGGAAGTGGTAAAACGACGTTTATCCATTTAATTTTACGTTTATTCAATGTGGAATCTGGAAAAATTTTGATTGATGGTCAGGATATCAGTCTGGTAACTCAAGATTCCTTGCGCTCAGCTATCAGCCTTATCCCTCAAGATACCACTTTGTTTCATAGGACTTTGATGGAAAACATTCGTTATGGTAATCCTGATGCGACTGATGATGAGGTTGTGATGGCATCAAAACAGGCATGCTGTGATGATTTTATTTCACTTTTACCGGATGGTTATAATACTTTGGTGGGTGAAAGAGGAATTAAATTATCAGGAGGACAAAGACAACGCGTTGCAATTGCTCGTGCCATTTTAAAAAATACGAAGATTTTGATATTAGATGAGGCTACTTCACAGCTGGATTCCCTAACCGAAGAAGCCATACAAAATTCATTGTGGCAACTCATGGAATCAAAGACTACAATTGTTATTGCCCACCGATTATCAACACTATTGCATATGGATAGAATTTTAGTTTTTGAAGCAGGAAAAATAATTGAAGATGGAAGCCATGAAGAGTTATTAGCGAAGGATGGTTTATATAAATCCATGTGGGATGCTCAAGTAGGTGGATTCTTGCCTGAATCCGATCGAGACAGAGACAATTGGGATGAATAA
- the hmgA gene encoding homogentisate 1,2-dioxygenase → MYLQGFGNYHHSEAVKGALPPNQNSPQHCSLGLYAEQLSGTAFTRPRHNNLRSWLYRILPTVTQGTYYPYEFNIMQPFVDELSPNAMRWSPLYNSSQIKCDFVEGLFHIAGSPLVNTYTYYCNHSMSDKYFANNDGELLFVPYAGEIHLHTEFGKLMLSSGSIAVIPRGVKFKVEVISKEAKGYLCENSGNPLTLPQLGPIGANGLANPRHFQYPVAAFENSGSEHTIICKNQKKLWFTVCNHSPLNVVAWHGNYAPYCYDLSLFNTINTVSFDHPDPSIFTVLTSESEIPGVSNLDFVIFPPRWMVAEHTFRPPYFHRNYMNELMGLVYGEYDAKKEGFIPGGISIHNCMTPHGPDYESYEIAASQDLKPNYINSLAFMFETKDYWQVTEQAYRHPSRQMDYLNCWQGFKIEFSQ, encoded by the coding sequence GTGTATTTGCAAGGATTTGGTAATTATCACCACAGCGAGGCTGTTAAAGGAGCACTACCCCCAAATCAAAACTCACCGCAACACTGTAGCTTAGGACTTTACGCAGAACAATTAAGTGGAACCGCATTCACTCGTCCCCGACATAATAATCTTCGAAGTTGGCTATATAGAATACTTCCTACTGTTACCCAGGGCACGTATTACCCCTATGAGTTTAATATTATGCAACCTTTTGTTGATGAGTTGTCACCCAATGCCATGCGTTGGTCACCTCTTTATAACAGCTCTCAAATTAAATGTGATTTTGTTGAAGGACTATTTCATATTGCCGGTAGCCCGTTAGTTAATACCTATACTTATTATTGCAACCACTCCATGAGCGATAAATATTTCGCCAATAATGATGGTGAGTTATTATTTGTTCCCTATGCAGGCGAGATTCATCTGCATACTGAATTTGGCAAATTAATGCTCTCTTCCGGATCGATCGCGGTGATACCTCGTGGCGTTAAATTTAAAGTGGAAGTAATCAGCAAGGAGGCAAAAGGTTATCTTTGTGAAAATAGCGGAAATCCCTTAACCTTACCTCAGTTAGGCCCCATTGGAGCCAATGGTTTGGCAAACCCAAGACATTTTCAATATCCAGTAGCCGCATTTGAAAACTCTGGCAGCGAGCATACTATAATCTGTAAAAACCAGAAAAAATTATGGTTTACTGTATGCAACCACTCTCCTTTAAATGTCGTCGCCTGGCATGGCAATTATGCACCATATTGTTATGATCTCAGTTTGTTCAATACAATTAACACAGTCAGTTTTGATCACCCTGATCCTTCCATATTCACTGTATTAACTTCAGAAAGCGAAATACCCGGTGTTTCTAACTTGGACTTTGTTATTTTCCCACCTCGCTGGATGGTTGCCGAACATACTTTTAGACCGCCTTATTTTCATAGAAACTACATGAATGAACTGATGGGACTTGTCTATGGTGAATATGACGCCAAGAAGGAAGGATTCATACCGGGTGGTATCAGCATCCATAATTGCATGACTCCACACGGACCTGATTATGAATCTTACGAAATTGCAGCGTCGCAGGATCTAAAACCAAATTACATCAACTCCCTAGCCTTTATGTTTGAAACCAAAGACTACTGGCAAGTAACTGAGCAAGCCTATCGACATCCCAGTAGGCAAATGGATTATCTTAATTGTTGGCAAGGCTTTAAAATAGAGTTTAGTCAATAA